Proteins encoded by one window of Emticicia oligotrophica DSM 17448:
- a CDS encoding helix-turn-helix transcriptional regulator produces the protein MNRIDRLFGILTLLQSRKYVSAEKIAEKFKISVRTVYRDLKALCESGIPLSFEPNKGYFVMQGYFLPPIALSTEEANALLLTESLVYGFTDKSIQKHYTNALNKIKSILPSQQKEKAEFLTNNIKYQVPERLTQDYEHLSILQHTIASKTIISFSYRNNKDESSHRQAEPIGLIFYAFGWHLIAWCHKRNGYRDFNVSRMSKIEDTYKPFKKTDHIEVSEYMPQIPVNY, from the coding sequence ATGAACCGTATCGACCGCCTCTTTGGAATTTTAACCTTATTACAATCAAGAAAATATGTTTCGGCTGAGAAGATTGCTGAAAAATTTAAAATCAGTGTTCGAACAGTCTATCGAGATTTAAAAGCTTTGTGCGAATCAGGGATTCCACTGAGTTTCGAACCCAACAAAGGATACTTTGTAATGCAGGGTTATTTTCTTCCACCGATTGCTTTATCTACTGAAGAAGCCAATGCCCTTTTATTAACCGAATCGTTGGTTTATGGCTTTACTGATAAATCTATTCAAAAACATTACACTAACGCACTCAACAAAATAAAGTCGATTTTACCTTCTCAACAAAAAGAAAAAGCCGAGTTTCTAACCAATAATATCAAATATCAAGTACCTGAACGACTTACGCAAGATTACGAACACCTTTCAATTCTACAACATACCATTGCCTCTAAGACCATTATTTCTTTTTCGTATCGCAATAACAAAGATGAATCTAGCCACCGACAAGCTGAGCCAATCGGGCTCATTTTTTATGCTTTCGGATGGCATTTAATTGCGTGGTGCCACAAACGCAATGGATACCGTGATTTTAATGTTTCAAGAATGTCGAAAATTGAAGATACTTACAAGCCTTTCAAGAAAACTGACCACATTGAAGTGAGTGAATATATGCCTCAGATTCCGGTGAATTATTAA
- a CDS encoding TolC family protein, which yields MKNILLKTSLISILLFAQCSFENLVFGQALSLKECVDIAIKNNLTYRESQILGESAHVELTRAKSSMYPQIGFGTGQDVRVGRSIDRFTNSYIEQVYTTNFFTLQASMLLYNGFQIKNQVRQNELLRDAGAKNIEAVKNRTIIGVLQAYLQVLATQELLEVSKNQVETAKAQVERVNKQVTAGVVGQTELFQVQSQLVNDEFALVTAQNNNKSAKLTLFQLMNQPPNSIATFEALKDDALVYNVDLQGIENIFEQAANNFPEIKAGELRLKSFDSQLKATQANNLPQVSLSGGYGTFYSSSNKSENYFTQLNGTRSGSLSLNVSIPILGRLQNAPRVSAVKVQKQLSQNQLNIVKLQLRQAIEQSHQLLSAASERYKVATNQVSILEQNIKAVESRINAGTVNYLEYMLAKTNFDRAKSNLVQAKYEFLLQKKILDFYRNGEWRIE from the coding sequence ATGAAAAATATTTTATTAAAAACTTCGCTAATTAGTATACTTTTATTTGCCCAATGTAGCTTTGAAAACTTGGTATTTGGGCAGGCACTTTCACTAAAAGAATGTGTAGATATTGCCATAAAAAATAATCTTACGTATCGAGAGAGTCAGATTTTGGGCGAAAGTGCCCATGTAGAACTTACTCGTGCTAAATCGTCGATGTATCCACAAATTGGTTTTGGTACAGGGCAAGATGTGCGAGTTGGTCGCAGTATTGACCGTTTTACAAACTCCTACATTGAGCAAGTTTACACCACAAACTTTTTTACTTTACAAGCGTCTATGTTGCTTTATAATGGGTTTCAGATAAAAAACCAAGTTCGTCAAAATGAATTATTACGTGATGCCGGAGCCAAAAATATTGAAGCCGTAAAAAACCGCACCATCATTGGGGTGCTTCAAGCGTATTTGCAAGTATTAGCAACACAAGAATTATTGGAAGTAAGCAAAAATCAAGTTGAAACTGCCAAAGCTCAGGTCGAACGAGTAAACAAGCAAGTTACAGCAGGCGTAGTGGGACAGACTGAACTTTTTCAAGTACAATCACAATTAGTGAATGATGAATTTGCGTTGGTTACTGCCCAAAACAACAATAAATCAGCTAAGCTAACACTTTTTCAATTAATGAATCAACCACCCAATAGCATTGCTACTTTTGAAGCCCTCAAAGACGATGCTTTGGTGTATAATGTTGATTTACAGGGCATTGAAAATATATTCGAACAAGCAGCCAATAATTTTCCTGAGATTAAAGCAGGCGAACTCCGCTTAAAAAGTTTCGATAGTCAGTTAAAAGCAACTCAAGCAAATAATCTTCCGCAAGTAAGTTTATCGGGTGGCTATGGCACTTTTTATTCCTCATCAAATAAATCAGAAAACTACTTTACCCAACTCAATGGCACTCGCAGTGGTTCGTTAAGTTTAAATGTCAGTATTCCAATTTTGGGCCGCTTACAAAACGCTCCACGTGTATCAGCGGTAAAGGTGCAAAAGCAGTTGAGCCAAAATCAATTAAATATTGTTAAGTTACAGCTTCGTCAGGCAATTGAGCAATCTCATCAATTACTTTCAGCAGCTTCTGAGCGTTATAAAGTAGCCACCAATCAAGTAAGTATTTTGGAGCAAAATATCAAGGCTGTAGAAAGCAGAATCAATGCAGGAACAGTTAATTATTTAGAATACATGCTGGCAAAAACTAACTTTGATAGAGCGAAATCAAACCTCGTTCAAGCCAAATATGAGTTTTTATTACAAAAGAAAATCCTAGACTTCTATCGCAACGGCGAATGGAGAATTGAGTAG
- a CDS encoding DUF5916 domain-containing protein, with product MKKLFLLFLVQFCISVHYSFAQATTPRSLPAKRTNKPVIIDGKLNDLAWQDAAKADDYTEFRPVIGRKEEKGNHTETFLMYDDAGIYFGGTCFERNVDSIAKELAGRDGFGMNDYIGLIFDTYNDKLNGFEYFVTPLGEQWDAKMTPNQNDNNGGEDFSWNAVWKSAVVIHDKGWSFEMFLPYSAIRFSKDKVQNWGLNITRRRRKTEQQYTWNAINPNVNGFLTQEGQWTGISDIKPPLRLQLFPYFSVYANHFPSNTTEQKNWTNQVSGGLDLKLGINQAFTLDATLIPDFGQVQSDNKVLNLTPFEVKFNEYRSFFTEGTELFNKGNLFYSRRIGGTPIHLYDAYDDVKSNERMLKNPTEAKLINASKISGRTKNGLGVGVLNAITQAQYATIENIETGEIRKFQTNPTTNYNLFVLDQTFKHNSSVSFINTNVTRGGNDYNANVSAALFSFNDKKNTYNISGNASTSYLKYKTPDSENSLGYSHTLSVGKTSGRFNFNVSQSLTDTKYTSNDLGYFTNNNFINHNFYIGYRYTEPKGWYNRLFFNINGGLSNLYAPIGDIKSKYQNARINFNLNAQTKKLIWFGMFANFNPAQNDFYEPRTMGHVYKRGKSVAFGSWIETNAAKKYSVSAEFFERIFLNFYNLSGTDISLSQKYRFNSKFSIEHQIGFMPRPRSLGYTTTLSENDILFAVRKVSTVDNVLNLKYSFTNKMGLTFRARHYVSVVDNKEFYSLNKDGSLSTKTGLTEKYNRNVNYFNIDMVYTWQFAPGSFLNVVWKDAGFMSSDIANTRYFENFQNTLQSDQNNNLSIKVIYFLDYLQLKQKM from the coding sequence ATGAAAAAGCTATTTTTACTATTTCTGGTGCAGTTTTGCATCAGTGTACACTACTCGTTTGCCCAAGCAACAACACCCCGTTCGCTTCCTGCCAAACGTACAAACAAACCCGTAATCATTGATGGTAAACTGAATGACTTGGCTTGGCAAGATGCCGCCAAAGCTGATGATTACACTGAATTTCGACCTGTGATTGGTCGAAAAGAAGAGAAGGGAAATCATACCGAAACTTTTTTGATGTATGATGACGCTGGGATTTATTTTGGCGGCACTTGCTTCGAACGAAATGTAGATAGCATTGCGAAGGAATTGGCAGGACGAGATGGTTTCGGAATGAACGATTATATTGGTTTAATTTTCGATACTTATAATGACAAACTTAATGGTTTTGAGTATTTCGTTACACCACTCGGCGAACAGTGGGATGCCAAAATGACACCCAACCAGAATGATAATAATGGAGGTGAAGATTTTAGTTGGAATGCTGTGTGGAAAAGTGCAGTGGTGATTCATGACAAAGGCTGGAGTTTTGAAATGTTTTTGCCTTATTCGGCCATTCGTTTTAGCAAAGATAAAGTGCAAAATTGGGGCTTAAATATTACCCGAAGAAGGCGAAAAACTGAGCAACAATATACTTGGAATGCCATTAACCCCAATGTGAATGGATTCTTGACTCAAGAAGGACAATGGACAGGTATTTCTGATATTAAGCCACCACTACGTTTGCAGCTGTTTCCGTATTTTTCGGTATATGCAAATCATTTTCCGAGTAATACAACAGAACAAAAAAATTGGACAAATCAGGTTTCGGGAGGTTTGGATTTAAAGTTAGGTATCAATCAAGCTTTTACGCTTGATGCAACTTTGATTCCTGACTTTGGACAAGTGCAAAGCGATAACAAAGTGTTGAATCTTACGCCTTTTGAGGTGAAATTCAACGAATATCGTTCTTTTTTTACGGAAGGTACTGAGCTTTTCAACAAAGGGAATTTGTTTTATTCTCGCCGTATTGGTGGCACGCCTATTCATCTTTATGATGCTTATGACGATGTAAAATCAAATGAAAGAATGTTGAAAAATCCTACAGAAGCAAAGTTAATTAATGCTTCTAAAATATCGGGGCGAACTAAAAATGGTTTAGGAGTTGGGGTTTTAAACGCCATCACGCAAGCTCAATATGCTACTATTGAGAATATCGAAACTGGTGAAATTCGTAAGTTTCAAACCAATCCTACTACGAATTATAATCTTTTCGTACTTGACCAAACTTTCAAGCATAATTCGAGTGTAAGTTTTATCAATACTAATGTTACAAGAGGTGGAAATGATTATAATGCTAATGTAAGTGCTGCACTTTTTAGTTTTAATGATAAGAAAAACACTTATAATATTTCGGGAAATGCTTCGACGAGTTACCTGAAATATAAAACTCCCGATAGTGAAAATTCTTTAGGATATAGCCATACATTGAGTGTCGGTAAAACCAGTGGACGTTTTAATTTTAATGTTTCGCAATCACTTACTGATACTAAGTATACCAGCAATGATTTGGGGTATTTTACCAATAATAACTTCATCAATCATAACTTTTATATAGGCTACCGATATACAGAACCTAAGGGTTGGTATAACCGACTTTTCTTTAATATTAATGGAGGTTTGAGTAATTTATATGCTCCAATTGGTGATATAAAAAGTAAATACCAAAATGCTCGTATCAACTTCAACCTGAATGCCCAAACGAAGAAATTGATTTGGTTTGGTATGTTTGCCAACTTTAATCCAGCTCAGAATGATTTCTATGAGCCTCGTACCATGGGACATGTGTATAAACGTGGAAAAAGTGTGGCGTTTGGTAGTTGGATAGAAACAAATGCGGCCAAGAAGTACTCAGTAAGTGCAGAGTTTTTTGAGCGTATTTTCTTGAATTTTTACAACCTAAGCGGAACAGATATTTCATTGAGTCAGAAATATCGTTTCAATAGTAAGTTTTCGATTGAACACCAAATTGGCTTCATGCCTCGTCCAAGAAGTTTAGGGTATACAACAACATTGAGCGAAAATGATATTCTATTTGCCGTTAGAAAGGTAAGCACTGTCGATAATGTATTGAATCTTAAGTATAGTTTTACCAATAAAATGGGACTAACATTTAGAGCCCGACATTACGTAAGTGTAGTAGATAACAAAGAGTTTTATTCGCTCAATAAAGATGGCTCTTTAAGTACCAAAACGGGCTTGACAGAAAAGTATAACCGAAATGTAAATTACTTTAATATTGACATGGTTTATACTTGGCAGTTTGCCCCCGGAAGTTTCTTGAATGTAGTTTGGAAAGATGCGGGCTTTATGAGTTCAGATATTGCCAATACACGTTACTTTGAAAACTTCCAAAATACCTTACAAAGCGATCAGAATAATAATTTATCAATAAAAGTCATCTATTTTCTCGATTATTTGCAGTTGAAGCAAAAGATGTAG
- a CDS encoding ABC transporter ATP-binding protein yields the protein MIQLRNISKYYPAGFGKTYVLRNINLDINQGEFVSIMGPSGSGKSTLLHILGLLEEASEGEYLLEETSVQKLSEKKRTELHRSSIGFVFQAYHLIDELTVYENIETPLLYKGQSSSERKSRVADVLDRFNIVAKKDLFPSQLSGGQQQLVGIARAIVAEPKIIFADEPTGNLHSEQAQQIMELFRELNQKDGVTIVQVTHSEVNAEYGNRIIRLKDGWIDAP from the coding sequence ATGATTCAACTACGAAATATTTCTAAGTATTATCCCGCAGGATTTGGCAAAACATATGTGCTAAGAAACATTAATCTTGATATCAATCAAGGAGAATTTGTTTCAATCATGGGGCCTTCAGGGTCGGGAAAATCAACCCTTCTTCATATCTTAGGATTACTCGAAGAAGCCTCAGAAGGAGAATATTTATTAGAAGAAACATCGGTTCAGAAGCTTTCCGAAAAGAAACGCACCGAGCTACATCGTAGTAGCATTGGTTTTGTTTTTCAGGCCTATCATTTAATTGATGAACTTACGGTTTATGAAAACATCGAAACACCACTTCTTTATAAAGGGCAGTCTTCGTCAGAGCGTAAAAGCCGAGTGGCTGATGTACTCGACCGCTTTAATATCGTAGCAAAAAAAGACCTTTTCCCGTCGCAACTTTCGGGTGGGCAGCAACAACTTGTGGGTATTGCCAGAGCAATTGTTGCCGAACCTAAAATTATCTTCGCCGATGAGCCAACAGGAAATCTTCACTCTGAGCAAGCTCAACAAATTATGGAGTTATTTCGTGAATTGAACCAAAAAGATGGGGTAACTATCGTACAAGTAACCCATTCCGAAGTTAATGCCGAATATGGAAATAGAATTATAAGATTAAAAGATGGTTGGATAGATGCACCTTAA